ACAAAAAGTTTCCGCGGTGCGTGTTTCATCTGCGAGATCATGACGAAGCTGCTCTAATGGAATATCTTGAATAAATTGTGGTGCAGAGTTTTGATAATGCACTAAAAATGCCTGCACAAAACGCAAAAAGACATCAAACCCTTCGCGTGCACCTTCACCATCCGCTAACCAATACGCTTCATGCTGCTGGCTCAATTTCTGCATATGCACCAAGGCTTGATCGATAGGTTGTTGCTCATAATCAAAAATATCATCAGGCTGCTGTACTGACGTTTTATCCGACTGCATCAATGAATAACCACGGGCCGCCTTACTCAATGATGAAAGGCGTAATCCATCAATATCGGCAAGTTTTTTGGCTAAATTCAATACATCCGCCACAAAACCTTTTTTCAGCTCCAACTCAAATTCTTGAATCGGTAAATCACGCGATCCCGCGGAAATTTCGCCCTGATCGAAAACTATCTCGATTTCGCTGTCTTCAAAAGTGGCTAACCATGTTTCGCGCATAAAATTAGTGCTAAACAGAATTTGCAATTGCGACTGTAATTGCTGTACATCCGTACCTTCAGGCCAAATATCAACTGGAAATGCTGCCAAATCGAGCTCTGGCGTTGCAATTTCCACATTATATTCAGGGCGTTGATGCAACCCACCAATCACTTGCCCCGCTGTTTTTATCGTCATTTCATAATGGCCATCACAGCCACGAATACGTAACCCCATATCCCACTGACGTAATTGACGCTCTTCGGTATCAAAATAGATGTTAGTCAGTTTTTTAGCTTCGGTATGCTGATGGGAAAGAGTCGATAATGATTGGCGCACTGCCTCTATCGCAGTCGTTTGAGCAGATAATTTAAGCTCGACTTCAAGGTGGCTCATACATTTCCTTTATTTAATAATTTCTCTGCACTCATATTACCCCAATTTTCCCCTATCAGGGTAGACTGAGAAAACAAACTATACTGAAAGCAAAAATTCTATTCGCTCGATTAATTTCAGACGTTTATACTGTTAATAACGCGAAATGTGATAGCAGTGAGTGAAGCCGTTCAACTGTACTGCCACTTGAAATATAACGAGTACGAGTATATGTCAAGAAATGCAAGGAACAGCCCCTCTTAGGAGAGTTCCCATTTTCGTTTTACATTTGCACACGCACACTGAACTCTTTAGAGTAAGTCTACATATGTATGCTGCATTCATTCACCATATAAAGAATAGAAAATAATACCATGCGAAAAATACCATTATTCCTCATTTCCATCATAGGACTCAGCCTGTCAATTGGCACTGCTGCCGCCGAGAAACGTTATGTTTCTGATGAATTATCAACTTATGTGCATAGTGGTCCAGGAACAAAATATCGCATTGTTGGCACACTCAATGCAGGAGAAAGTGTAGAGCTACTCTCAACGGATGGTAATTTTGCTCAAGTAAAAGATGAGCGAGGTCGTACCGTTTGGCTACCTACCGAACAACTCAGCAACATCCCGAGTATGAAAACGCGGATCCCTCAACTAGAAGCCGAAAACCAAAAGCTGCGTCAGCAACTGGAAAATATCGATAATACGTGGAACACGCGTACAGCAGATATGCAGCAACGTGTCGCAGATAATGACAACGTAGTTAAACAGTTAAAAGCTGAAAATGAAAAGCTGAAAAACGAATTAATTAAATCAGGTAAAAAACTGGAAATCGCGGAAGTTAACTTAGACGATCGCCGTCGTGAGCTCATTCTACAATGGTTTATGTATGGTGGTGGAGTCGCTGGTGCAGGTTTGATCTTTGGTTTGATCCTGCCGCATATCATTCCTCGTCGCAAAAAACGTAATGACCGTTGGATGAGCTAAGTATTAATGATGAAAATATATCTGGTAGGTGGAGCGGTACGTGACGAACTGCTTGGCCTGCCTGTTTCTGATCGCGATTATGTCGTTGTCGGCTCTACGCCTGAAGCGATGCTGGCACAAGGCTACCAGCAAGTAGGGAAAGATTTCCCTGTATTTCTACACCCAAAAACCCATGAAGAATATGCATTAGCCAGAACCGAACGTAAAACTGGCTCGGGTTATACAGGGTTTAGCTGCTACGCTGCGCCTGACGTTACCATAGAAGATGATCTATTACGTCGTGATCTGACCATTAATGCGATTGCGAAAGATCAACAAGGGCAACTCACCGATCCCTATCATGGTGTGGATGATTTAAACGCACGCATTTTACGCCATGTTTCTGATGCATTTGCCGAAGATCCGTTGCGGATTTTACGAGTAGCTCGCTTTGCTGCGCGTTTTGCTGCACAAGGGTTCCAAATTGCGCCTGAGACGCTATCGCTGATGCAATCAATGACAGCATCAGGCGAGTTAAATCACCTTACCGCGGAGCGTGTGTGGGCCGAAACGGAAAAAGCCTTACAATCCACCAGCCCACACGTTTATTTCGAGGTTTTACGCCAATGTGGTGCACTTGCACTGCTATTTCCTGAAATAAACAATTTATTTGGTGTACCCGCCCCAGAAAAATGGCACCCTGAAATAGATACAGGGGTTCATACAATGATGGCACTACAAATGGCGGCGCAATTATCAACAGATGTTGATATTCGTTTTGCCGTACTGTGCCATGATGTTGGTAAAGCACTAACACCCAAGGAAGTTTGGCCGAGTCATCCAAATCATGGTGAAATGGGCATCGGTTTAATTGAAAATCTGTGTGATCGATTCAGAATCCCCAATAGCACACGCGAACTGGCACGCCTAGCCGCACGTTTTCATGACCAGATCCATGTCATCAACCGCTTAAGTGCGACAGAAATCATTCAGCTATTTGATGGACTTGATAGTTGGCGTAAACCTGAGCGCATTGAACAACTTAGCGTCATCAGCGAGGCTGATGCACGTGGACGAACGGGACTTGAACAGCAACCGTATCCACAAGGTGAATTTTTACGTGAAGCATTCAAAGAGGCTCAAGCCGTTAGTGTCAAACCAATCATAGAGCAAGGTTTTCAAGGACCACAAATCCGTGAACAACTCACATACCAACGTATTGAAAAGATTGAACAGTGGCGTCAGCTGCAAACGCTATTATCGATACTTTAACTCATGCGAAGTACCGCTAACGAATGGTTAGAAGTATTAGCTCACCGCAAGACTAGCGACCATAGTTCAACGCAATACGCCACAACGTGGAACATAACGAGTGAATATAAATGGCGGTGTTATCGTGATACCGCCATTGTTCTTATTCTGTTTTACAACCTCTTTCGATAACCACTCCAACGCTTATCGCCTGTGCTACTGCCCCCGGCTTTGACAATTTGATCCGTACCCACGGGCAATTAAAATCATTTAATATAATTTGAGCCACTTCCTCAGCGACACGTTCTACTAAAGCAAACTTATTGTTGCTAACATGGCTAACGATGGCTTGGCTAATTTGCGCGTAATCGAGACAATCGATGACATTATCGCTCTTTGATGCTCGTTTGTTATCCCAACCCATTTCGATATCGAACACCAATTTCTGCTCAATTTGTTGTTCCCAGTCATATGCACCTATGGTGGTGATGACTGATAATTGTTCAATAAATACGATATCCATCACGTCATTTTCTCGTTTGTGTGCTGAATTGATACCACTTTTTGGAAAATATGCGTATTATCCAAGAAGTGAAATAAATACCCTAACTGTTTTGGAGTTAGCTATGAGTGCAACCGCGCTTGGCATGATAATCTTTGCCTACCTTTGTGGCTCAGTTTCAAGTGCCATACTGATCTGCCGGCTGGCAAGATTACCCGACCCCCGTCAACACGGCTCAGGCAACCCCGGAGCAACAAATGTATTGCGCGTTGGCGGTAAATTAGCCGCAGCCTCAGTACTGATTTGCGATGTCCTAAAAGGGATGATCCCTGTTTGGCTAGCCTATTACTTAAAAGTCCCGCCATTCTATCTTGGCTTTGTTGCGATTGCAGCCTGTCTTGGCCATATTTACCCAATTTTCTTTCGCTTTAAAGGCGGAAAAGGCGTTGCTACCGCATTCGGTTCAATTGCAGCCATTGGTTGGGATCTTTCGGGGCTAATTGCAGGAACATGGCTACTCACTGTCCTACTTAGTGGTTATTCATCGTTAGGCGCAATTGTGGGTGCTCTCTTAGCGCCGTTCTATGTTTGGTGGTTTAAGCCTGAATTCACCTTCCCTGTCGCGATGCTCTCCTGTCTGATACTGGTTCGCCACCATGGTAATATTCAACGTCTATGGCGCGGCCAAGAAAGCCGTATTTGGCAAAAACTGAAAAATAAGAAGAAGAAAACCGCGAAAGAAATTGCACAAGAAGCAAAAGATCAGGAACAAAACGATTAAAATTCACAGGCTGTGATTGAAGCTCCTAACGTTCTCAAGTCACTTC
This portion of the Providencia manganoxydans genome encodes:
- a CDS encoding inorganic triphosphatase; the encoded protein is MSHLEVELKLSAQTTAIEAVRQSLSTLSHQHTEAKKLTNIYFDTEERQLRQWDMGLRIRGCDGHYEMTIKTAGQVIGGLHQRPEYNVEIATPELDLAAFPVDIWPEGTDVQQLQSQLQILFSTNFMRETWLATFEDSEIEIVFDQGEISAGSRDLPIQEFELELKKGFVADVLNLAKKLADIDGLRLSSLSKAARGYSLMQSDKTSVQQPDDIFDYEQQPIDQALVHMQKLSQQHEAYWLADGEGAREGFDVFLRFVQAFLVHYQNSAPQFIQDIPLEQLRHDLADETRTAETFCYSSCWLKCKLAFTQWLIALKYTDIH
- a CDS encoding TIGR04211 family SH3 domain-containing protein; protein product: MRKIPLFLISIIGLSLSIGTAAAEKRYVSDELSTYVHSGPGTKYRIVGTLNAGESVELLSTDGNFAQVKDERGRTVWLPTEQLSNIPSMKTRIPQLEAENQKLRQQLENIDNTWNTRTADMQQRVADNDNVVKQLKAENEKLKNELIKSGKKLEIAEVNLDDRRRELILQWFMYGGGVAGAGLIFGLILPHIIPRRKKRNDRWMS
- a CDS encoding multifunctional CCA addition/repair protein, which gives rise to MKIYLVGGAVRDELLGLPVSDRDYVVVGSTPEAMLAQGYQQVGKDFPVFLHPKTHEEYALARTERKTGSGYTGFSCYAAPDVTIEDDLLRRDLTINAIAKDQQGQLTDPYHGVDDLNARILRHVSDAFAEDPLRILRVARFAARFAAQGFQIAPETLSLMQSMTASGELNHLTAERVWAETEKALQSTSPHVYFEVLRQCGALALLFPEINNLFGVPAPEKWHPEIDTGVHTMMALQMAAQLSTDVDIRFAVLCHDVGKALTPKEVWPSHPNHGEMGIGLIENLCDRFRIPNSTRELARLAARFHDQIHVINRLSATEIIQLFDGLDSWRKPERIEQLSVISEADARGRTGLEQQPYPQGEFLREAFKEAQAVSVKPIIEQGFQGPQIREQLTYQRIEKIEQWRQLQTLLSIL
- the folB gene encoding bifunctional dihydroneopterin aldolase/7,8-dihydroneopterin epimerase, which produces MDIVFIEQLSVITTIGAYDWEQQIEQKLVFDIEMGWDNKRASKSDNVIDCLDYAQISQAIVSHVSNNKFALVERVAEEVAQIILNDFNCPWVRIKLSKPGAVAQAISVGVVIERGCKTE
- the plsY gene encoding glycerol-3-phosphate 1-O-acyltransferase PlsY translates to MSATALGMIIFAYLCGSVSSAILICRLARLPDPRQHGSGNPGATNVLRVGGKLAAASVLICDVLKGMIPVWLAYYLKVPPFYLGFVAIAACLGHIYPIFFRFKGGKGVATAFGSIAAIGWDLSGLIAGTWLLTVLLSGYSSLGAIVGALLAPFYVWWFKPEFTFPVAMLSCLILVRHHGNIQRLWRGQESRIWQKLKNKKKKTAKEIAQEAKDQEQND